The Rhodohalobacter sp. 614A genomic interval TCGAAAGTTCTGGAATTGGCGGATGTCATTGTGTATGACAGGCTTGCCAATCCAGAACTTCTGGGGCTTACCCGTGAAGATTCCGAACATATTTATGTGGGTAAAACCCCGGATAAGCCATCGGTATCCCAGGAACAGATTAACCAGATATTGGTATCCAAAGCGCTGAGTGGCAAACATGTTGCACGACTCAAAGGAGGCGACCCGTTTGTTTTCGGACGAGGCGGAGAAGAGTGTGAGGCTTTACGTGCCCACGGTGTTCCCTACGAAGTGATACCCGGTATCAGCAGTTCAATGGCTGCTCCCGCATTTGCTGGGATTCCAGTAACGCATCGAAAAATTGCCCGATCGTTTACCGTGGTTACCGGACATACCATCACAGGCTCGGATGATTTTGAAAACTGGTGCCATCTCGTTCACGCCGATACCCTTGTCATTTTGATGGGAATGCGGAATCTCGCCAATATTTCTGAAACACTCATTCAACTGGGGAAAAACGCAGATACACCGGCTGCTGTGATTCAGGAGGCTACTTTTGAATCCCAACAAGTTGTCGTCGGCACGCTTGCTGATATTTCTCAGAAAGCTTCGCACTTATCCTCTCCGGCCACAATCGTTATCGGGGAGCTTGCCTCGCTGAGCCATGATTTGGCATGGTTCAACAATGAGAATGAGTTAGAAACCGTGACTGAATCTCAACCCCAACTGCTTGCCAACTATGCAGGATGAAATTCGGAAGAATATGCTGGACGTTCTTGAACCGGGTAAAACAGAAGTGAAATTTTCAGAAAACGAACTGGATCAGTTAAATCAACAATTCGAAAATGCTGATCCCATTGAAATTCTCTTATGGGGATTTGAAACATTCGGAGGCGAAATGGTTTTGGGAACAGGTTTTGGATCTTCTGGAGTTCTCCTGATTCATTTCCTCCGGGAACACAACATTGACATCCCGATTTTTTATCTGGACACAAATCTCTTGTTTGATTCTACCTATGAATTGCGGGACATACTTGAAGCTCGATATAACATCGATATTACGAGAGTCACTCCCGAACTTTCTCTTCAGGAACAAGCAGAACGATTTGGCGATGAACTCTGGAAAAAAAATCCCAATCAGTGCTGTTTTTACCGGAAAGTGCTGCCTTTGAAAAACTATCTCTCAGACAAAAAAGCCTGGGTGACAGGACTCCGGCGCAGCCAATCTGAAACCAGGACACAAGCCCGTATCATTGAATGGAATGAAGAAAACGAAGTAATCAAAATCAATCCACTTGCAAACTGGAGCGGAAAAAAAGTCTGGGATTCTATCCATCATCTGGATTTGCCTTATAATCCGCTTCATGATGAAGGTTATCCAAGCATCGGCTGTATTCCGTGTACCCAACCGGTGGATGCCTCCAAAGAAAGTGATGACCGAAACGGCCGCTGGAATGGCACGGATAAAACCGAATGTGGAATTCATTTTCCAGATCATTATAAGAATGGGAGCTAAAATCCCCCTTTGAAGGGGGAATTTCAAATCGATATCAATCAAACCTTTACAAAACTTAAACATGTCAAAAGCTTTAGACGTCTACCCCATTTACCTGCGCCGGTTGAGTGAACGAAAAACTGTGATCATCGGGGGAAACTGGGAAGCGGAAGGAAAAGTGAAGGATTTTCTGGATCGCGGTGCGTGGCTGACAGTCATCAGTCCCGAATTAAATGAACAGCTTCAGGAGTGGGCAGATGAAGATCGGTTTGAATGGATTCCACGGCAATATCAATATGGGGATTTTGAAGGTGCTTCGGTTGTAATTGTAGCTGAATATGAAGGTAATATCAACGAAAAAGCTTATCAAGAAGCCGAAGAACGAAATATTCTCATCAATGTGATGGATGATCTGCCGCACGCCAATTTTGCGTTTGGGTCGATTGTAAAACAAGGTCCGCTGACAATCTCCATTTCAACGGGAGGTGCGGCTCCCGCTTTGGCTGTTCGACTCAGACAGCGATTCGAAAAGGAGTTCGGAAAAGAGTATGGCGAATTCCTGGAATTTATGCAGAGCCTCAGAAAGCCAATGAAAAAACACATCCATGAATTTGATACCCGAAAAAAACTCTGGTACGAACTGATCGATTCTGAAATCCTTACCCTCTTCCGTGAAAGAAAAGTTGATGAAGCGCATCAACGAGCAAAAGAAATTTTGGGTAATGAACTCGTGGAAGATGCGCTGGCTGATTTGAGCTATTAGCCATAAGACTTTAGCTATCAGGTCTTTTCTGAAGTCTGATAGCTGAATGCTGACAGCTCGTTCATCATTCACTCCTTAAACTTTCGATTGGATTTATTGATGCTGCACGAGCAGCCTGCCAGCTAACGGTAATCAAAGCAATGACAATAACGGCCAGCCCTGAGATTAGAAACGGCCAGACGGAGAGATCTATCCGGTAAGGAAAATTCTGGAGCCATCGGTGAGTAAAAAACCACGCCGTTGGCCAGGCAACGAGACTTGAAATTAAAACGAGATTCAAGAACTCTTTTGATATGGGCCGAACGATTCCAAAAACCGAACTACCCAGAACTTTACGAATGCCGATCTCTTTGGTTCTGAATTCCGTTTCGATGGCTACGAGGCTATACAACCCGAGAAAAGCGATAAAAAGTGCCAACATTGTGGAGTACAAAAAAAGCTGTCCCATTATATTTTCCCGACGATAGAGTGTATCGAAAGCATCATCCAAGAACCAATATTCGAACGGAGCAGAAGGAAGTACTTCTGCAACCGCATTTTGTATTTGCGGGATTGCCGTGCCGGAAGTGATGGCATTATTGTCAATGCGAAGAGCAAGTTGGCCAAGATATCCGGCAGTTCCGCTGTTTGCGATAATTAACGGTTCGATTTTATCGTGCATGGAAGCAAAATGAAAATCCTTTACAACGCCGAGCACCTCATGAGTTCCACTTCGTTCAATCGTTTTCCCAAGGGGATCTTCCCATTGCAGCATGTTAACAAGTGCTTCATTGATTACATAAGCATCCCGATCCGCTTCCATGTCAGCACGAAAAATTCTGCCTTCAACAATGTCAATATCAAACGTTTCCAGAAAATCGCTGTCTGTGTGAATAACATGCACGAGCTTGTGCGAATCAAAACCTTCCGGAAGATAGCCGTTTGCTTCCACTCCCCGATACGGTATTTGTGAACAGAGTGTAGCACCTTCCACGAATGGAAAATTCAGAACCTCTTCTTTGATGAGTTGATTATTGGCTTTCATTTCATCTGTCGGCAGATTCACCACAAGAATATTGTTTTTATTGAAACCAAGAACTTTGTTTTTCATAAATACCTGCTGTTGATAAATCACCAGGGTTCCAAAAATCAAAAGTACCGAGATAAAAAATTGGACAAACAAGAGGCCATTTCGAAAACCTCCTTTCCCATGACCGGATAGCAATGAATTCTTTAAAATTTTTACCGGTGAAAGGGATGCAAGATAGAATGCCGGAATGCTGCCGGCCGCAATGCCAACTAATCCCGCAATGGCGATCAAAACAAGGATAAAATATGTAGAGTAGAGAGATGAACGCGGTAACTCCTGCCCCAAAATTTCGGAATAGGTGGGAAAAACAAGCTCAATCAGTAAAATGGCAACAGCGGCGGCGATTGCCGTGGTCAGAACGGATTCAGCCAGGAATTGAAAAACAAGTTGTCTTTTCTCCGCTCCCATCACTTTTCGGACGCCGGTTTCTTTCGCCCTTCGGGTCGATTGTGCAAGAGAAATGTTAATAAAATTAGAACTGCCCATGATTAAAATCAGCAGGGCGATAGCACCAAACTGAAGGATTCTCCGGAACAAGAACCCCGGATCATAAAAAAGGTGAATATCAGGAAGAGGTTCGAGTGTTAAGTGATAGGTAATGGCAATGCTTTCATCCAAATACTTTCCTATAAAATCATCCAAAAGATCCTCAAACTGTGAGGGATCGACCTGCTCCTGAAGTTGAATAAATGTTGTGTACTGATTTCCGCCATTCCAGCCCATAAACATATTTGGATCCTGGTATAGAGTACTGAACGAAATAAGTGCATCAAATTGAATAGAGGAGTTTATGGGCGGGTCTTGGACAACGGCTGTAACTGTATATGTTTCGCCACTTTCCGATTGTAAGGTGTTTCCCAGAACCTCTTCACGACCCCAGATATCTTTTGCTTTTGAACGGGTAACTACAATTGAATAAGGTGAAGCCAGAGCTGACTTTGGGTCTCCCGAAAGAATATCAAATGAAAAGATGTCGAAAAATGTGGAATCGACATGATGAATTTCGTCAATTCGATAGGGATTATTTTGTGAATAGAAATATTGGCTGACGGGCTGACGCACCCGGGTAAAATTTTCGACCTGTCGAAAATCATTTTTCAGGGCCGGTCCAACGGGAGCCAGAAACGTGTTGAATTTTCCGATACGCCCTTCCCAGTTTTCCTCCACAGCAACCCGGTAAATGTGATCTCTGTTTTCATGAAAACGGTCGTAACTCCACTCAAACTTCAGATAAATAAAAATCAAGACCACAGCCGCAATCCCGATGGATAGCCCAAGTATATTTATAAATGAATACTGCCTGTTTTTCCACAGATTTCGTAATGCAATTTTGATGTAGTTTTTAAGCATAATCTTAAGCTTTTAGCCATCAGACTTCAGCTTTCAGCTTCTCTTTTCTGAAGTCTGATAGCTGAGTGCTGACAGCTTGTTTTTTATTCACTCCTTAAACTATCCACCGGATTGGCTCTTGCCGCACGGATTGCCTGCCAACTTACGGTCAACAGGGCGATTACCAATGCACTCATCCCGGCGAG includes:
- the cobA gene encoding uroporphyrinogen-III C-methyltransferase, coding for MSRLQHLNKGTVYLVGAGPGDPDLITVKGSKVLELADVIVYDRLANPELLGLTREDSEHIYVGKTPDKPSVSQEQINQILVSKALSGKHVARLKGGDPFVFGRGGEECEALRAHGVPYEVIPGISSSMAAPAFAGIPVTHRKIARSFTVVTGHTITGSDDFENWCHLVHADTLVILMGMRNLANISETLIQLGKNADTPAAVIQEATFESQQVVVGTLADISQKASHLSSPATIVIGELASLSHDLAWFNNENELETVTESQPQLLANYAG
- a CDS encoding phosphoadenylyl-sulfate reductase encodes the protein MQDEIRKNMLDVLEPGKTEVKFSENELDQLNQQFENADPIEILLWGFETFGGEMVLGTGFGSSGVLLIHFLREHNIDIPIFYLDTNLLFDSTYELRDILEARYNIDITRVTPELSLQEQAERFGDELWKKNPNQCCFYRKVLPLKNYLSDKKAWVTGLRRSQSETRTQARIIEWNEENEVIKINPLANWSGKKVWDSIHHLDLPYNPLHDEGYPSIGCIPCTQPVDASKESDDRNGRWNGTDKTECGIHFPDHYKNGS
- a CDS encoding precorrin-2 dehydrogenase/sirohydrochlorin ferrochelatase family protein, giving the protein MSKALDVYPIYLRRLSERKTVIIGGNWEAEGKVKDFLDRGAWLTVISPELNEQLQEWADEDRFEWIPRQYQYGDFEGASVVIVAEYEGNINEKAYQEAEERNILINVMDDLPHANFAFGSIVKQGPLTISISTGGAAPALAVRLRQRFEKEFGKEYGEFLEFMQSLRKPMKKHIHEFDTRKKLWYELIDSEILTLFRERKVDEAHQRAKEILGNELVEDALADLSY
- a CDS encoding ABC transporter permease, coding for MLKNYIKIALRNLWKNRQYSFINILGLSIGIAAVVLIFIYLKFEWSYDRFHENRDHIYRVAVEENWEGRIGKFNTFLAPVGPALKNDFRQVENFTRVRQPVSQYFYSQNNPYRIDEIHHVDSTFFDIFSFDILSGDPKSALASPYSIVVTRSKAKDIWGREEVLGNTLQSESGETYTVTAVVQDPPINSSIQFDALISFSTLYQDPNMFMGWNGGNQYTTFIQLQEQVDPSQFEDLLDDFIGKYLDESIAITYHLTLEPLPDIHLFYDPGFLFRRILQFGAIALLILIMGSSNFINISLAQSTRRAKETGVRKVMGAEKRQLVFQFLAESVLTTAIAAAVAILLIELVFPTYSEILGQELPRSSLYSTYFILVLIAIAGLVGIAAGSIPAFYLASLSPVKILKNSLLSGHGKGGFRNGLLFVQFFISVLLIFGTLVIYQQQVFMKNKVLGFNKNNILVVNLPTDEMKANNQLIKEEVLNFPFVEGATLCSQIPYRGVEANGYLPEGFDSHKLVHVIHTDSDFLETFDIDIVEGRIFRADMEADRDAYVINEALVNMLQWEDPLGKTIERSGTHEVLGVVKDFHFASMHDKIEPLIIANSGTAGYLGQLALRIDNNAITSGTAIPQIQNAVAEVLPSAPFEYWFLDDAFDTLYRRENIMGQLFLYSTMLALFIAFLGLYSLVAIETEFRTKEIGIRKVLGSSVFGIVRPISKEFLNLVLISSLVAWPTAWFFTHRWLQNFPYRIDLSVWPFLISGLAVIVIALITVSWQAARAASINPIESLRSE